The genomic segment GGCTGGGTGCCGCTGCTGCTCGGCGCGCTGCTGGACGGCGCCGCGCACGCGACGCTGTGGGTGCTGGGTTTCGCGATCGAGGTGGCCGGGCAGCGACTGTCGTACGCCCGCCGGGGCGCCTGGCCGCTGCGCAGCCCGACGCACTTCGCCGAGCGGTACGGCCTGGTGCTGATCATCTCGCTGGGGGAGTCGCTGGTGGCCGCGGGGGTGGGCGCGGCCTCGGCGGTCACCGAGCCGCCGGTCCTCGCCGTGGCGCTCGTCGCCTTCGTGGTGACCGTCTGCCTCTGGTGGCTCTACTTTCGCCGCACGTCCCCGGCGGCGGCCCGGACGCTCGCCACCGCACCGGCGGCGCAGCGGGACCGGATGGCCGCGGACGCCTACAGCCAGACCCATCTGCTGCTCGTCGCCGGCGTCATCTTCCTGGCGCTCGGCGTCGAACAGGTGCTGGAGCACGTCGCCGATCCGCAGGCCGGGCCCCGGCTGAACGGCTCGGCGGCGGTGGCGCTGTTCGGCGGCGCGGCCGTCTACCTGGCCGGACGGCTGCTGTTCCGGCGGTTGACCGGTCAGCCGGTGGGTGCGGCCCGGCTGGCCGTCGCCGGTGCGGCGTTGCCGCTGGTCGCGCTCGGGACGGTACTGCC from the Micromonospora sp. WMMA1947 genome contains:
- a CDS encoding low temperature requirement protein A yields the protein MARERVRGRLHAPRPGPDQRRVTPFEIFFDLVFVFALTRIMALIEPHPTPAGMAKGLLLLVLLWVAWLSYTWLGNHTPADVGVVRGGFLVAMAALFLAALAMPEAWTPGSGLDGPLIVVLAYVVLRVVHLTLFHWAAAGDPELRARIRFFAFVSAAGWVPLLLGALLDGAAHATLWVLGFAIEVAGQRLSYARRGAWPLRSPTHFAERYGLVLIISLGESLVAAGVGAASAVTEPPVLAVALVAFVVTVCLWWLYFRRTSPAAARTLATAPAAQRDRMAADAYSQTHLLLVAGVIFLALGVEQVLEHVADPQAGPRLNGSAAVALFGGAAVYLAGRLLFRRLTGQPVGAARLAVAGAALPLVALGTVLPPALALAALAGLLLVAIAVDRRGEPSAAGRSTVTDAHQPV